A stretch of Paracoccus sp. MA DNA encodes these proteins:
- a CDS encoding DUF1127 domain-containing protein produces the protein MSAIDTNRIHGGAGSLGIGSKFWAALSAWNDARITKNALSRLSDRELDDIGLCRGDIERIARAR, from the coding sequence ATGTCGGCGATTGACACGAACCGCATCCATGGCGGGGCGGGCTCTCTCGGTATTGGCTCGAAATTCTGGGCGGCCCTGTCGGCTTGGAACGATGCGCGCATCACGAAAAACGCGCTGAGCCGTCTTTCGGATCGCGAGCTGGACGATATCGGTCTGTGCCGCGGCGATATCGAACGGATTGCGCGCGCCCGCTAA
- a CDS encoding 50S ribosomal protein L11 methyltransferase, which yields MPTWTALTHTIGREAAEALAEAGEELTPEPVGTGVFEIEDGSNRWEVGLYFTEAPDEVGLALLAAAWDAEPFAVSELPEVDWVAHVRRELSPVEAGRFFVHGGHDADKVPEGAEALLIEAAMAFGTGHHATTKGCLLALDRMIAEGVEPQRIVDIGCGTAVLAMAATRSFPVIVLAGDIDPQAVDVARANVIANGLDGRVECVEAVGFDHPLIESAAPFDLVFANILKQPLIDLVPDMARHVAPGGRAILSGILATQADEVIAAYAAGGLVLERRDDFGEWSTLVVRRG from the coding sequence ACCCACACCATCGGCCGCGAGGCGGCCGAGGCGCTTGCCGAGGCGGGCGAGGAGCTGACCCCCGAACCCGTAGGCACCGGCGTCTTCGAGATCGAGGACGGCTCGAACCGCTGGGAGGTGGGGCTTTACTTTACCGAGGCCCCCGACGAGGTGGGGCTGGCGCTGCTGGCCGCGGCCTGGGACGCCGAGCCCTTCGCGGTCTCGGAACTGCCCGAGGTGGATTGGGTGGCCCATGTCCGGCGCGAGCTTTCGCCGGTCGAGGCCGGACGCTTCTTCGTCCATGGCGGCCATGACGCCGACAAGGTGCCCGAGGGCGCCGAGGCGCTGCTGATCGAGGCGGCCATGGCCTTCGGCACCGGCCATCACGCCACGACCAAGGGCTGCCTGCTGGCGCTGGACCGGATGATCGCCGAGGGCGTCGAGCCGCAGCGCATCGTCGATATCGGCTGCGGCACCGCGGTGCTGGCCATGGCGGCGACGCGGTCCTTCCCGGTGATCGTGCTGGCCGGCGACATCGATCCGCAGGCGGTGGACGTGGCACGCGCCAATGTCATCGCCAACGGGCTGGACGGCCGCGTCGAATGCGTCGAGGCGGTGGGATTCGACCATCCGCTGATCGAGAGCGCGGCGCCCTTCGACCTGGTCTTCGCCAATATCCTGAAGCAGCCGCTGATCGACCTGGTGCCGGACATGGCGCGCCATGTCGCGCCGGGCGGCAGGGCGATCCTGTCGGGCATCCTCGCCACCCAGGCGGACGAGGTGATCGCGGCCTATGCCGCGGGCGGGTTGGTGCTGGAGCGGCGCGACGACTTCGGCGAATGGTCCACCCTGGTCGTCAGGCGCGGCTGA